Proteins encoded in a region of the Inquilinus sp. KBS0705 genome:
- a CDS encoding alpha-1,2-fucosyltransferase — translation MIIVKLLGGLGNQLFQYAFGKKMALKYNSTLKFDLVFYQNNPSRRYELDCFNITASIASQQEIDELLQKNTIQLNKKFKLPFTSKPYYIHEKSLQFNPAYFKTQKEVYIDGYWQSEQYFIDQEKEIRKELQFKNHPSEANKAILKNVESCNAVSIHIRRGDFQSDEFANIHGICSLNYYHQAIEIIVSKITDIVFFVFSDDIIWAKENLKPIQQTHYADVNDETSGYEDLRLMAACKHHIIANSSFSWWGAWLNPDPQKMVIAPERWFKDEELNKQAANITPDGWIRI, via the coding sequence ATGATCATTGTTAAACTGTTGGGTGGCTTAGGGAATCAGTTATTTCAATATGCCTTCGGCAAAAAAATGGCACTTAAGTATAATAGTACATTAAAATTCGACCTTGTATTTTATCAAAATAACCCTTCCCGGCGGTATGAATTAGATTGTTTTAACATTACTGCATCAATAGCCTCACAGCAAGAGATTGATGAGCTGCTTCAAAAAAATACTATTCAGTTAAACAAAAAATTTAAGCTCCCATTTACATCAAAACCCTATTATATACACGAAAAAAGCTTACAGTTTAACCCTGCTTATTTTAAAACCCAAAAAGAGGTGTATATAGATGGTTACTGGCAATCGGAGCAATATTTTATTGATCAGGAAAAAGAGATCAGAAAAGAACTCCAATTCAAAAATCATCCTTCCGAAGCTAATAAAGCCATCTTAAAAAATGTAGAAAGCTGTAATGCAGTAAGTATTCACATACGCCGCGGCGATTTTCAATCCGACGAGTTTGCAAATATACATGGCATTTGTTCGCTTAATTATTATCATCAAGCTATCGAAATAATTGTGTCTAAAATAACAGATATAGTTTTTTTCGTGTTTTCTGATGATATCATTTGGGCGAAAGAAAATTTAAAACCAATACAGCAAACTCATTATGCTGATGTAAATGATGAGACAAGCGGCTATGAAGACCTAAGGTTAATGGCAGCATGCAAACATCATATTATAGCTAACAGCAGTTTTAGCTGGTGGGGAGCATGGCTAAACCCCGATCCCCAAAAAATGGTTATTGCTCCCGAAAGGTGGTTCAAAGATGAGGAGCTGAATAAACAGGCGGCAAATATCACACCCGACGGCTGGATAAGGATATGA
- a CDS encoding acyltransferase, whose amino-acid sequence MAALGVVLCHYCQALNISATLKNIFTFGQTGVYVFFLVSGFIIIYSLINSGYKTNMFFTFLLKRSLRIDPAYYITLIITLLFFKYLATISPVKTASFNFIPLQFLAHVTYVLPFTKYPFYAHVFWTLCVEFQFYLIIGSLYFLSGNFIFKTIFLLLFSLLGFANWPNGYYLVFNYAPIFAAGIALVSLYQDRNWLNASLVVIFLLFTERKFGIPVFVLLSTACLLILFLKQKIKPLSFLGDISYSLYLTHTLIFALLAIIQNKFHLTVSDYPLLLLFLETIIAIFFAYVFYMLIERPSLYYSKKIFYKKQLA is encoded by the coding sequence ATGGCTGCATTAGGTGTAGTTTTATGCCATTATTGCCAAGCTTTAAACATTAGCGCCACGCTTAAAAACATATTTACCTTTGGCCAAACCGGGGTATACGTTTTCTTTTTAGTTAGCGGCTTTATTATAATTTACTCGCTTATTAATTCGGGGTATAAAACTAATATGTTTTTTACCTTCTTGCTTAAGCGCTCATTACGAATAGATCCTGCATATTACATCACCCTGATTATAACCTTGCTCTTTTTTAAATACCTGGCTACCATATCACCGGTTAAAACAGCAAGTTTTAATTTTATTCCGCTGCAATTTTTGGCGCATGTAACTTATGTTTTGCCATTTACTAAATATCCCTTTTATGCACACGTCTTCTGGACGCTTTGTGTCGAGTTTCAGTTTTATTTAATTATCGGCTCTCTTTATTTCTTATCCGGCAACTTTATATTTAAAACAATATTCCTTCTTTTATTTAGTTTGTTAGGTTTTGCTAACTGGCCAAATGGTTATTACTTGGTTTTTAATTACGCTCCTATCTTTGCCGCAGGCATCGCATTGGTGTCATTGTATCAAGATAGAAATTGGCTTAACGCAAGCCTGGTGGTAATATTTTTACTATTTACCGAACGTAAATTTGGCATACCTGTTTTTGTGTTGTTAAGTACTGCTTGCCTTTTAATACTATTCTTAAAGCAGAAAATTAAACCTCTATCTTTTTTAGGCGACATATCTTATTCTTTATACTTAACGCATACTTTAATATTTGCCTTGCTTGCAATCATTCAAAATAAATTTCATTTAACAGTTAGTGATTATCCTTTATTGCTGCTTTTTCTTGAAACTATAATTGCCATATTTTTCGCCTATGTTTTTTATATGCTCATAGAGAGGCCTTCTTTATATTATTCAAAAAAGATATTCTATAAAAAGCAGCTTGCATGA
- a CDS encoding CatB-related O-acetyltransferase, with protein MIKPLLKRLLIQLKKVTKIALPDPAKKDKEISTNLPTEFLINTTIEIGENTFIDNHCSIGSYTYIGSNTYITKAIIGRYCSIGNNVSIGPGEHDLNKISTSAWFYQSPYDTLTQKECVIGNDVWIGVDCIIKRGVTISDGAVIGANSVVTKDVPPYAIVVGSPAKVLKYRFDDKGVHVLMASGWWNYDLDEAKEAHEKLRSIINT; from the coding sequence ATGATAAAGCCATTGCTTAAGCGTCTTCTTATTCAACTTAAAAAAGTTACAAAGATAGCTTTGCCCGATCCGGCGAAAAAAGACAAAGAAATTTCAACTAATTTACCTACTGAATTTTTAATCAATACCACCATCGAAATAGGTGAAAACACATTTATTGATAACCATTGCAGTATTGGTAGCTACACTTATATTGGAAGTAATACATATATAACTAAAGCTATTATAGGGCGATACTGCAGTATAGGTAATAATGTAAGTATTGGCCCCGGAGAACATGACCTTAACAAAATATCAACCAGCGCATGGTTTTACCAATCACCTTATGATACACTAACTCAAAAGGAATGTGTAATAGGAAATGATGTCTGGATAGGTGTCGATTGTATTATTAAAAGAGGTGTAACAATTAGCGACGGAGCGGTAATAGGTGCCAATTCTGTAGTTACTAAAGATGTGCCCCCTTACGCGATTGTTGTCGGCAGTCCTGCGAAAGTATTAAAATATAGGTTTGATGACAAAGGTGTACATGTGTTAATGGCATCCGGTTGGTGGAATTATGATTTGGATGAGGCGAAAGAAGCGCACGAAAAATTAAGGTCAATAATTAACACTTAA
- a CDS encoding ABC transporter ATP-binding protein translates to MAKAIKVENLSKAYQLGDFGTGTISRDLERFWARMRGQEDPFLKIGELNDRTKKGTSDVVWSLKDINFEIQQGDAVGIIGRNGAGKSTLLKILSRVTSPTTGSVKVKGRIASLLEVGTGFHPELSGRENIYLNGAILGMRKAEIKRKFDEIVDFSGVDRYIDTPVKRYSSGMYVRLAFAVAAHLESEILIVDEVLAVGDAEFQKKCLGKMGDVSKGEGRTILFVSHNMAAINQLCTSAISLKNGEVAGIGPTSKMVDDYLKSDRTAETYISFDQGAPLRVGNQKVKFKDVYLSKTGSIENNRVFSIGDSIHILFNLQFVNPNQKLVRTSVELKTVDGVRIANMIDADSGFQVTAAADTNLYQIILKDVRLYPGTYYLSLYAGDTSSTEIYDYLEDCISFEIVDGGKLTNRALPKSAGLLFLTPEWGAVNNISNNP, encoded by the coding sequence ATGGCTAAAGCGATAAAAGTTGAAAACCTTTCAAAAGCCTATCAGTTAGGCGATTTTGGCACCGGAACTATATCCCGCGACCTGGAACGCTTTTGGGCACGTATGCGTGGTCAGGAAGATCCGTTTTTAAAAATAGGCGAGCTGAACGATCGCACCAAAAAAGGCACAAGCGATGTGGTTTGGAGCCTGAAAGACATTAACTTTGAAATTCAACAAGGCGATGCAGTAGGAATAATTGGCCGTAACGGTGCAGGCAAAAGCACATTACTTAAAATTTTAAGCAGGGTAACCTCTCCTACTACCGGTTCGGTAAAGGTAAAGGGGCGAATTGCCAGCCTGCTTGAAGTAGGTACGGGCTTTCATCCTGAACTAAGCGGCCGAGAAAATATATACTTAAACGGTGCTATACTTGGCATGCGTAAAGCCGAGATCAAGCGTAAGTTTGATGAAATTGTCGATTTTTCGGGGGTTGACAGGTACATTGATACACCTGTAAAACGCTATTCATCAGGCATGTATGTAAGGCTGGCTTTTGCCGTTGCCGCGCACCTGGAAAGTGAGATATTAATAGTTGATGAAGTACTTGCCGTAGGCGATGCCGAGTTTCAGAAAAAGTGCCTCGGTAAAATGGGCGATGTAAGCAAGGGCGAAGGGCGCACTATACTTTTTGTCAGTCATAACATGGCAGCTATTAATCAACTTTGTACAAGCGCCATCTCACTTAAGAATGGCGAAGTTGCCGGTATTGGCCCTACCAGTAAAATGGTAGATGATTATCTGAAATCTGACCGTACTGCCGAAACCTATATTAGCTTTGACCAAGGCGCGCCTTTACGTGTTGGCAACCAAAAAGTAAAATTTAAAGATGTGTATCTTTCAAAAACGGGAAGCATCGAGAATAACCGGGTATTCTCCATAGGCGATTCCATACACATCCTATTTAACCTGCAATTTGTTAACCCTAATCAAAAATTGGTCAGAACATCTGTCGAATTAAAAACAGTAGATGGCGTGCGGATAGCTAATATGATAGATGCTGATTCGGGTTTCCAGGTTACTGCAGCAGCAGATACAAACTTATACCAGATAATATTAAAAGATGTAAGGTTATATCCCGGCACTTATTACTTAAGCCTGTATGCCGGCGACACATCAAGTACGGAGATATACGATTACCTTGAAGATTGTATTTCGTTTGAAATAGTTGACGGGGGAAAATTAACCAACAGAGCCTTGCCAAAATCAGCAGGCTTACTTTTTCTGACACCAGAGTGGGGAGCAGTTAACAATATATCTAACAATCCATAA
- a CDS encoding ABC transporter permease: MSQPDNEDWDIEIKPETGLFDLHLKDVWHYRDLLLLFVRRDFVSFYKQTILGPIWFFVQPVITIIFYSFVFGTLAAIPTDGVPQPLFYLAGTILWNYFADCLNKTSTVFRDSAGLMSKVYFPRLIMPLSIVASNLVKFGVQMALFFALLIFYYVKGTHIAINAYALLLPFLIILIAAQGLGLGMIISAVTTKYRDIAFIVSFGVPLLMYTTTVVYPLSVAEAKFPQYSWLIKLNPVTGIIETFRYGFLGKGSFSFELLAYSSIVTAALLFAGIIIFNKVEKTFVDTV; encoded by the coding sequence ATGAGCCAACCGGATAACGAAGATTGGGATATTGAAATTAAACCCGAAACAGGGTTGTTCGATCTGCATTTAAAAGATGTTTGGCATTACCGGGACCTACTGTTACTGTTTGTAAGGCGCGATTTTGTATCGTTTTATAAGCAAACCATATTGGGGCCTATATGGTTTTTTGTACAGCCGGTTATCACCATTATTTTTTACTCGTTTGTTTTTGGCACATTGGCGGCAATACCTACCGATGGTGTACCCCAACCCTTGTTTTATTTAGCTGGCACCATATTATGGAACTACTTTGCAGACTGCCTTAACAAAACATCAACTGTATTTAGAGATAGCGCGGGCTTAATGAGCAAAGTATATTTTCCACGCTTAATAATGCCGCTAAGTATAGTTGCCTCTAACCTGGTAAAATTTGGTGTGCAGATGGCTCTTTTTTTCGCGCTGCTTATATTTTATTATGTAAAGGGCACACACATAGCTATTAATGCTTATGCTCTTTTGCTACCGTTCCTTATCATATTGATTGCAGCACAGGGCCTGGGGTTGGGTATGATCATATCTGCTGTTACAACCAAATATCGCGATATTGCTTTTATAGTAAGCTTTGGTGTACCCTTATTAATGTACACCACAACGGTAGTTTACCCCCTATCTGTAGCCGAGGCGAAATTCCCGCAATACAGTTGGCTAATAAAGTTAAATCCCGTTACCGGCATTATAGAAACTTTTAGGTATGGCTTTTTAGGTAAAGGGAGTTTTAGCTTTGAGTTATTAGCTTATAGTAGTATAGTAACTGCCGCATTGCTTTTTGCAGGCATAATCATATTTAATAAGGTTGAAAAAACATTTGTTGATACCGTATAA
- a CDS encoding glycosyltransferase family 4 protein, which yields MRFTRYKRMYKNIVLFSLQTFSTTGGIQKMTRTLAHSLQNICKKNGWDFKLSSLYDNCSDVMPQYVTGNSFKGYNNSRLKFVCGSLYSARKPDIIILSHINLALIGLIISYINPKCRVWLIAHGIEIWRPLPYHKRLLLKKCHKVICVSKFTKDQVIARHHIKPEVCEILNNAVDPFMKLPKTFTKPDYLLKRYGLTPANHVIFTLSRLAYSEQYKGHDMVIKAISRLKDQFADIKYVLAGQYDTVEELRIKKLITYYKVSDQVILTGFINEQEFVDHFLMADLFVLPSKKEGFGIVFIEALACGLPVICGNADGSVDAILNGKLGTAINTDNEAELEKAIIDNLTLPLTISRRQHLQDKCLQNFSEQNYIDKLTQLLIDEPTG from the coding sequence ATGCGCTTTACCAGGTACAAACGTATGTATAAAAACATCGTTTTATTTTCGTTACAAACATTTAGTACTACCGGCGGCATCCAAAAAATGACCCGTACGCTTGCCCATTCCTTACAAAATATCTGTAAAAAAAACGGATGGGACTTTAAGCTATCGTCATTGTATGACAACTGCAGCGATGTGATGCCGCAATACGTCACCGGCAATAGTTTTAAAGGTTATAACAATAGTCGTTTGAAGTTCGTTTGCGGGTCACTTTATTCTGCCCGAAAGCCGGATATTATAATTTTAAGTCATATTAACTTAGCATTGATAGGATTGATCATTAGCTACATTAATCCTAAATGTCGAGTTTGGTTGATAGCACATGGCATCGAAATTTGGCGGCCACTACCCTATCATAAACGATTGCTACTTAAAAAATGCCATAAGGTAATATGTGTAAGCAAGTTTACTAAAGACCAGGTGATAGCCCGGCATCACATAAAGCCCGAAGTGTGTGAAATATTGAATAACGCGGTAGATCCGTTTATGAAGCTGCCCAAAACATTTACCAAGCCCGATTACCTGTTAAAACGATACGGTTTAACCCCTGCCAACCATGTTATATTTACCCTATCGCGTTTAGCCTACTCTGAACAGTATAAAGGGCATGATATGGTAATAAAGGCAATAAGCAGGCTTAAAGACCAATTTGCCGATATTAAATATGTGCTGGCAGGCCAGTACGACACAGTTGAAGAATTGCGTATAAAAAAACTGATAACCTACTATAAGGTGAGCGATCAGGTTATATTAACAGGCTTTATCAACGAGCAAGAATTTGTTGATCATTTTTTAATGGCCGATTTATTTGTTTTACCAAGTAAAAAAGAAGGCTTTGGAATTGTTTTTATTGAAGCACTCGCATGTGGCTTACCGGTAATATGCGGTAATGCCGATGGCAGTGTTGATGCTATACTAAACGGGAAATTGGGTACAGCCATTAATACCGATAACGAAGCGGAGTTAGAAAAAGCAATTATTGATAATTTAACCCTACCATTAACTATTAGCCGCAGGCAACATTTACAAGATAAATGCCTCCAAAATTTTAGCGAGCAAAATTATATTGATAAATTAACCCAATTACTAATTGATGAGCCAACCGGATAA
- the asnB gene encoding asparagine synthase (glutamine-hydrolyzing) — MCRIAGLINKRLSGEEIKHKVQAMCDSLQHGGPDDEGVYYDAVTNTALGNRRLSIIDLSTNGHMPMADVDKKAWITFNGEIYNYRELKKELIALGAKFSSDTDTEVILQAYLFWGTQAFTRLRGMFAFALYDAVKQRTLLVRDTNGIKQLYYYINDGQLAFASEIRALKKAGIATTPDPNWPIWLLALGNIPEPHTTLKGVLNLPKGHFLTWQNDGTYKIESYLQDKKSNYITNEKDATQRIAELLKQAVSRQLIADAPIGVFLSGGIDSSLLTLLADKQKKDGLKSLSVFFNEDRYDERMYQDVVSDKTDCKNYKFLVQQQDFEDVFPDILKAMDMPTTDGINTWFISKYAHQAGLKAVLSGIGADELFGGYPSFNRIKYLPYLRKLPTLFSSVISIANNRFKKFEYLKNNHPLADYLFLRGLYNPTLVAQILDTTEQDINNTLFGSNNFPDLGNYNKQHAAWFENNLYMQNQLLRDTDVMSMNHSLEVRVPFLDEDFKAFIETIHPDIRFSSKQPKKILIDSFKNLLPETVWNRPKMGFTFPLQQWMINNEAIRDESIYKTTQAKKLIRKFKTGELHWSRAYALYQVQTYV, encoded by the coding sequence ATGTGCAGGATAGCCGGATTAATAAATAAGCGCTTAAGCGGGGAAGAAATAAAGCATAAGGTACAAGCCATGTGCGATAGCTTACAACATGGCGGGCCGGATGATGAAGGAGTTTATTATGATGCCGTAACTAATACAGCGTTAGGCAACCGCCGGCTATCTATCATAGACCTTAGTACAAACGGGCATATGCCAATGGCCGACGTTGATAAAAAAGCCTGGATAACCTTTAACGGCGAGATTTATAATTATAGAGAGTTAAAGAAAGAATTGATAGCGCTTGGCGCTAAATTTTCGTCAGATACCGATACGGAAGTAATTTTACAAGCCTACCTGTTTTGGGGCACTCAAGCCTTTACAAGGCTTAGGGGTATGTTTGCATTTGCTTTATATGATGCTGTTAAGCAACGCACCTTGCTGGTACGTGACACTAATGGCATTAAACAATTATATTATTATATAAATGATGGACAATTAGCATTTGCTTCGGAGATACGCGCACTAAAAAAGGCTGGTATAGCTACCACGCCAGACCCAAACTGGCCTATTTGGCTTTTGGCCTTAGGGAATATTCCTGAACCACACACTACACTAAAAGGGGTATTAAATTTACCCAAAGGCCATTTTTTAACCTGGCAAAATGATGGCACTTATAAAATAGAAAGTTACCTACAGGACAAGAAAAGCAATTACATAACTAATGAGAAAGATGCTACACAGCGAATTGCCGAACTATTAAAACAAGCTGTTAGTCGCCAGTTGATTGCCGACGCGCCTATCGGGGTATTTTTAAGCGGGGGTATTGACTCAAGCTTGCTCACTTTGTTAGCTGATAAACAAAAGAAAGACGGCCTTAAATCACTTTCGGTATTTTTTAACGAAGACAGGTATGACGAACGCATGTATCAAGACGTGGTATCTGACAAAACAGATTGTAAGAATTATAAATTCCTGGTTCAACAGCAAGATTTCGAAGATGTCTTTCCTGACATTTTAAAGGCAATGGATATGCCTACTACAGATGGCATCAATACATGGTTTATAAGCAAATATGCACATCAGGCAGGGTTAAAAGCTGTACTATCGGGCATTGGTGCCGATGAACTTTTTGGTGGCTATCCATCTTTTAACAGGATAAAATATTTGCCTTATTTAAGAAAACTTCCCACTTTGTTTTCATCGGTTATTAGCATTGCTAACAATCGTTTTAAAAAATTTGAATACCTTAAAAATAACCACCCCTTAGCTGATTATCTATTTCTAAGAGGCCTATACAATCCCACATTGGTTGCGCAAATTCTGGACACTACAGAACAGGATATAAATAACACCTTGTTTGGGTCTAACAACTTTCCTGATCTTGGCAATTATAATAAACAACACGCTGCCTGGTTTGAAAACAACTTGTACATGCAAAACCAATTGTTACGAGACACCGATGTAATGAGCATGAACCATAGTTTAGAAGTAAGGGTACCATTTTTAGATGAAGACTTTAAAGCCTTTATTGAGACCATACATCCGGATATACGGTTTAGCAGCAAGCAACCTAAAAAAATATTGATCGATAGTTTTAAAAACCTGTTACCTGAAACCGTATGGAACAGGCCTAAAATGGGCTTCACCTTTCCATTACAACAATGGATGATAAATAATGAGGCGATAAGGGATGAGAGTATTTATAAAACCACACAGGCAAAAAAACTAATTAGAAAATTCAAAACCGGGGAGTTGCATTGGTCGCGGGCATATGCGCTTTACCAGGTACAAACGTATGTATAA
- a CDS encoding UpxY family transcription antiterminator produces MTLKPTIGTPKWYPVYTNARAEKKAYAALINKGIEAYLPLQRRIKQWSDRKKWVEEPLIKSYLFVRIVDSAQADVLMTRGIARFIYFSGKITPMPDRQIEDLKLLTASSLDLEITEENLQPGEKIEIKAGLLKGIIGEIISYKSQKQLLLRLDNLGCSVIVNVAASLINRL; encoded by the coding sequence ATGACTTTAAAACCAACCATAGGCACACCTAAATGGTATCCGGTGTATACAAATGCGCGTGCCGAAAAAAAAGCATATGCCGCCCTAATTAATAAGGGTATCGAAGCATATTTACCCTTGCAGCGTCGCATAAAGCAATGGAGCGACAGGAAAAAATGGGTTGAAGAACCTTTAATTAAATCATACTTATTTGTGCGTATTGTGGATAGTGCCCAGGCAGATGTATTAATGACCAGGGGCATAGCTCGCTTTATATACTTTTCGGGCAAAATTACGCCTATGCCCGACAGGCAGATAGAAGACCTGAAATTGTTAACGGCAAGCTCGTTAGACTTAGAGATTACTGAAGAGAATTTACAACCAGGAGAAAAAATAGAGATAAAGGCTGGCTTACTTAAAGGTATTATAGGCGAAATAATATCGTACAAATCGCAAAAACAATTATTATTAAGGCTTGATAACCTGGGTTGCTCGGTTATAGTTAATGTTGCTGCATCATTAATAAACAGGCTTTAA
- a CDS encoding polysaccharide biosynthesis tyrosine autokinase has protein sequence MEETEKGIKKLPNQEIDYFKIGKILISRWYWIAGSLAVFILGSYIYLWYTPKTYATAGTIKLEEKRAEITELVNVVSTSERGTSRIQSETSVIQSHGVILNAVKDINYPISFFIEGRVRTRELYPQKPLDIEQLQFDSLNFYRELITFKPINKSSFNLTYPEGGKEVSKNFVYNNPVTIGTTTFSIKYPQNSSQNTVYLFKFNSPEELAGRARGGLYIAETIKNSNILIVSETDANPVFASDVLNAIMKEYLVYDRNRKTQSATQMINFIDSQLKYLSTEVEGSEGSIQRFKQKNKLMDVGSSANGALEKAKDLESQQSILKLQLLAIDQLKQQIVKEKNNLTLNLDIGQGQIDPTLSGIITSLDNALSQRNDLLKTFTPNSQLVQDVNNTIIQLKSRAINNLNISITSINNNLKYLNSQISQLNQKIATFPVAERELISIQRDYGISEKVYSFLSEKKLEAQISRSGILPGATILEQSQPNYAPVSPNEHDIRRSAIIFGLAIGLGLIVLIRILNPYIYDKETIESLTTIPIIGVIRKFPDVVDEDNAQVLALSKPKSIFAESVRSVRTNLNFIASEKQSKVICITSEVAGEGKSFVAVNLSSTLSLIDKKVLLIGADLRRSKLHKTFKVPNDTGLSTYLSNQSTLDDVILKSSQDNLDFIISGPVPPNPSELLHSARMIDMINLLKLRYDVIMIDTAPIGLVSDAIPLIRMSDINIFVIRSGKSKFYSAIIPERIAQEYHLDNTVIVLNAYSEDLLHSRYYTTKFTGENYGTRYYYYSDYSGYESSGYYVDNDKKKWWSLKNWLK, from the coding sequence ATGGAAGAAACAGAAAAAGGTATAAAAAAATTACCTAATCAGGAAATTGACTATTTTAAAATAGGTAAAATTCTGATAAGCCGCTGGTATTGGATAGCCGGATCGCTGGCTGTTTTTATATTGGGCTCGTACATATACTTATGGTATACCCCGAAAACCTATGCTACAGCGGGCACCATAAAACTCGAAGAAAAAAGAGCCGAGATAACCGAGCTTGTAAATGTTGTGAGCACATCTGAAAGGGGTACCAGCAGGATACAAAGCGAAACATCGGTAATACAAAGCCATGGCGTAATTTTAAACGCGGTTAAGGATATTAACTACCCTATTAGCTTTTTTATAGAGGGCCGCGTTCGCACACGTGAACTTTATCCGCAAAAGCCACTTGATATTGAACAGCTGCAATTTGATAGTTTAAACTTTTATAGGGAATTAATAACTTTTAAACCTATTAACAAAAGCAGCTTTAATCTTACTTATCCCGAAGGTGGTAAAGAGGTCTCAAAAAATTTCGTTTACAATAATCCTGTAACAATAGGCACCACAACTTTCAGTATTAAATACCCTCAAAACAGCAGCCAGAACACAGTTTACCTGTTTAAATTTAACTCACCCGAAGAACTTGCAGGGCGTGCACGCGGCGGGCTATATATTGCCGAAACGATAAAAAATTCAAATATTCTTATCGTTTCAGAAACCGATGCAAATCCCGTTTTTGCATCAGACGTGTTAAACGCCATAATGAAGGAATATCTTGTTTACGATCGTAACCGTAAAACGCAGTCGGCTACTCAAATGATCAACTTTATTGATAGCCAGCTTAAATACCTATCCACCGAGGTAGAGGGCTCGGAGGGGTCGATACAGCGCTTCAAGCAGAAAAATAAGTTAATGGATGTTGGAAGCTCGGCCAATGGTGCGTTAGAAAAGGCCAAAGATCTCGAATCGCAACAATCTATTTTAAAACTGCAATTGCTGGCAATTGATCAGCTTAAACAGCAAATTGTTAAAGAAAAAAATAACTTAACGCTTAACCTTGATATTGGCCAGGGCCAAATTGATCCTACATTATCAGGCATCATAACCAGCCTTGATAATGCCCTTAGCCAGCGTAACGACCTGTTGAAAACCTTTACCCCTAATTCGCAGTTGGTGCAAGATGTTAACAATACCATTATACAATTAAAAAGCAGGGCAATAAATAACCTTAATATCTCTATAACAAGCATAAACAACAACTTAAAATATCTTAATTCGCAAATAAGCCAGCTAAACCAAAAGATAGCTACTTTCCCGGTAGCCGAGCGCGAACTTATATCGATACAGCGCGACTATGGAATAAGCGAAAAGGTATATTCCTTTTTATCTGAGAAAAAACTTGAAGCACAAATAAGCCGGTCGGGTATTTTACCGGGCGCAACCATTTTAGAGCAGTCGCAGCCTAATTACGCACCGGTATCACCTAATGAACATGATATCAGGCGATCTGCAATAATATTTGGCCTGGCTATTGGCTTAGGACTTATTGTATTAATAAGGATATTAAACCCTTATATATATGATAAGGAAACCATTGAGAGCCTTACAACCATACCAATTATTGGTGTAATAAGAAAATTCCCTGATGTGGTTGATGAAGATAATGCCCAGGTACTTGCTTTAAGCAAACCAAAATCCATATTTGCCGAATCCGTTCGCTCGGTGCGTACCAATTTAAATTTTATAGCTTCCGAAAAGCAAAGCAAAGTAATTTGCATTACATCAGAAGTAGCCGGCGAGGGCAAATCATTTGTTGCTGTTAATTTATCAAGCACGTTATCGCTTATAGATAAAAAGGTATTACTTATCGGGGCAGATTTAAGGCGCTCTAAACTGCATAAAACGTTTAAGGTACCTAACGATACGGGTTTAAGTACTTACTTATCTAACCAGTCTACATTAGACGATGTTATCCTTAAATCGAGTCAGGATAACCTCGATTTTATAATATCGGGGCCTGTGCCACCTAACCCATCTGAATTATTGCACAGTGCCCGTATGATAGATATGATAAATCTACTAAAGTTAAGGTATGATGTTATCATGATAGATACGGCACCCATCGGCCTGGTATCTGATGCTATCCCGCTTATACGCATGAGCGATATCAATATATTTGTTATCCGGTCAGGCAAATCCAAATTTTACTCCGCCATCATACCCGAACGTATAGCACAGGAATACCATTTAGACAATACAGTTATTGTGCTAAATGCTTATTCAGAAGATCTGCTGCACTCAAGGTATTACACAACCAAGTTTACGGGCGAAAATTACGGTACCCGTTATTATTATTATTCGGATTACAGTGGCTACGAAAGCTCGGGCTACTATGTTGATAATGATAAAAAGAAATGGTGGAGCTTAAAAAATTGGCTAAAATAA